A stretch of the uncultured Cohaesibacter sp. genome encodes the following:
- a CDS encoding LacI family DNA-binding transcriptional regulator: protein METKSKKAATLRQVAELADVSMATASLVVNRKGEISFETRNRVLQAMESLSYIPKRERQRGDIAVPETLNTVRFLKIARHGQTVNRDHNVFISDYIDGMSFEATRLDYFLQVVSYENATINDILEGLAGAELSGFITLGTELTDDDIESLLSHNLPCVIIDTHKPFMNGNFVNMDNDQLVYRALEYFKSLKHKKIGMVSSHSAVANFQLRHDAFLRSMERLELEIDPAQILSVASTLDGSFAQSVEQLDKIDTLADAYLCANDIIAFGFVRALRRRGVSVPEDVSVIGIDNLPTAAAFEPPLTSLDVPKQKIGAMALRILDDLISNGRAQPSVKLLLSGELVIRDSVRSRQ from the coding sequence ATGGAAACCAAGTCAAAAAAGGCAGCTACCCTGAGACAAGTAGCAGAGCTGGCCGATGTTTCCATGGCCACAGCGTCACTCGTCGTCAATCGCAAAGGTGAGATCAGCTTTGAGACCCGCAACCGGGTGCTTCAAGCGATGGAATCCTTGAGTTACATCCCCAAGCGCGAACGCCAGCGCGGGGATATTGCGGTGCCCGAAACCCTTAATACTGTGCGGTTTCTCAAAATTGCCCGACACGGCCAGACAGTGAACCGCGACCATAATGTATTCATCTCCGATTACATTGACGGAATGTCCTTTGAGGCGACGCGCCTTGATTATTTCCTGCAGGTTGTTTCCTACGAAAATGCAACGATCAACGACATTCTCGAGGGGCTGGCAGGAGCTGAACTGAGCGGCTTTATCACCCTTGGAACGGAATTGACCGATGACGATATCGAATCGCTTCTGTCCCACAACCTGCCCTGCGTGATCATCGACACCCACAAACCCTTCATGAATGGCAACTTTGTCAACATGGACAATGACCAGCTCGTCTATCGCGCCCTCGAATATTTCAAGAGCCTGAAGCATAAAAAGATCGGCATGGTCAGCAGCCATTCTGCCGTTGCCAACTTCCAGCTGCGTCATGACGCCTTCCTGCGCAGCATGGAAAGGTTGGAGCTGGAGATTGATCCCGCCCAAATTCTGTCCGTCGCCTCAACACTTGACGGCTCATTTGCTCAATCCGTTGAACAATTGGACAAAATCGACACGCTGGCGGACGCCTATCTGTGCGCAAATGACATTATAGCCTTTGGCTTTGTGCGCGCTTTGCGCCGCCGAGGGGTCTCCGTGCCGGAAGATGTGTCCGTCATCGGCATCGACAATCTGCCCACAGCGGCCGCGTTCGAACCGCCTCTCACCTCCCTTGACGTACCTAAGCAAAAAATTGGTGCAATGGCGCTGCGCATTCTCGACGATCTGATCAGCAATGGCAGAGCGCAGCCTTCAGTAAAATTGCTTTTATCTGGCGAACTCGTCATCCGCGACAGTGTGCGCTCAAGACAGTAG